In Carassius gibelio isolate Cgi1373 ecotype wild population from Czech Republic chromosome B20, carGib1.2-hapl.c, whole genome shotgun sequence, the following are encoded in one genomic region:
- the taf1b gene encoding TATA box-binding protein-associated factor RNA polymerase I subunit B — translation MDEQLTEGYSEPCGQCAAVDWGVSDEGQFFCKSCHNVIEKTREVVDVNTLHSKHSRISQITRPKKKRQENEREWLVCEGFQFILKHQAKALVSLGVCIKFETEVLWNFWKRYLQNTQQAFTRNPVYTPKFTVFMKPQSDTESNAQSEQSYHTEAASEMSEEMSVSGYSSEAQSSVCSGSLDAVVYQNIKGTKMHNLMTMPRTLALCYLALLWVREAVTLADLLRMVTERRVPYMNIHEAFPTEMRLFGKDVQFFNVRYLPSYSLVHKEAVTLARILKLPSFPTVSQDCLLHPLPLTVRYLLEANLPNELHVWVHKVIRQAAMGDSSFLTFDPSKEKPHLLRYDIQAVAVIIVTLKLLFKLDDHVEWKLSEEAAKKKKKKVFKLKRWFDVVQPVLEQARKREEREEAKRQWGTTKPFITSLQRKSLVLKKRRVAEHLEQKFQKYSDSAPEQSSSLTNPHASFHFSWGKEEGSDGPSMFNKRLDCTHKKDGFKYLCNRKYWHPELRLCPRRMCGDHFSEIEPSLPRMYVWVLDLFSFILGVRRAEVHKEVLNVERRFLKRNHQAKIQWTLTSCKKTKKRSKTATRVVRKKTHVHEENITDGE, via the exons ATGGACGAACAACTTACC GAGGGATACAGTGAGCCCTGCGGCCAGTGCGCTGCTGTAGACTGGGGAGTGTCCGATGAGGGTCAGTTCTTCTGCAAGAGCTGCCACAATGTGATCGAG AAAACGAGGGAGGTGGTGGATGTGAACACACTTCATAGTAAACACAGCAGGATCTCACAAATAACAAGACCCAAAAAGAAAAGACAAG AGAATGAGCGAGAGTGGCTGGTTTGTGAGGGATTTCAGTTCATCTTGAAACACCAGGCCAAGGCTTTGGTCAGTCTCGGTGTCTGCATCAAGTTTGAG acagaagttttGTGGAATTTCTGGAAGAGATACCTGCAGAACACACAGCAAGCTTTCACCAGAAATCCAGTGTACACTCCTAAGTTTACAGTG TTCATGAAGCCACAGAGTGATACAGAGTCTAACGCTCAAAGTGAGCAGTCTTATCACACCGAAGCTGCTTCAGAGATGTCAGAAGAGATGTCAGTCTCAG GTTACTCCAGTGAAGCACAGTCATCAGTATGTTCAGGGTCTTTGGATGCTGTTGTGTACCAAAATATAAAGGGAACAAAAATGCACAATCTTATGACTATGCCACGGACACTGGCCCTGTGCTATCTGGCTCTGCTGTGGGTTCGAGAAGCCGTCACTCTGGCAGACTTATTGAG GATGGTCACAGAGAGACGTGTTCCTTACATGAACATTCATGAGGCATTTCCCACGGAGATGAGACTGTTTGGAAAAGATGTCCAGTTCTTCAATGTTCGG TACCTTCCGTCCTACTCGCTGGTTCATAAAGAAGCTGTGACTCTGGCTCGGATCTTGAAATTACCCTCTTTTCCAACGGTTTCTCAGGATTGCCTTCTCCACCCGTTACCGCTCACTGTCCGATATCTGTTGGAGGCAAACCTCCCAa ATGAACTTCATGTTTGGGTCCACAAGGTTATTAGACAAGCTGCTATGGGGGACAGCTCTTttctgacctttgaccccagCAAGGAGAAGCCTCATCTCTTGCGCTATGACATTCAAGCAGTAGCTGTCATCATTGTCACCTTGAAGCTCCTTTTCAAGTTGGATGATCATGTGGAGTG GAAGTTATCTGAGGAAGCagccaagaagaagaaaaagaaag TTTTCAAGTTAAAAAGGTGGTTTGATGTTGTACAACCTGTCTTGGAGCAAGCCAGAAAGAGGGAAGAACGAGAGGAAGCCAA ACGACAATGGGGAACCACTAAGCCTTTCATTACATCTTTGCAACGCAAGAGcttggttctcaaaaaaaggc GCGTTGCTGAACACTTGGAGCAGAAATTTCAGAAGTATAGTGACTCTGCACCAGAACAGTCGTCTTCCTTAACAAACCCTCATGCCAGCTTTCACTTCAGCTGGGGAAAAGAGGAAGGTTCGGATGGACCCAGTATGTTTAACAAACGTTTGGACTGTACCCATAAGAAAGATGGGTTCAAGTACCTCTGCAACCGTAAATACTGGCATCCTGAACTGAGATTATGCCCACGCAG GATGTGTGGGGATCATTTCTCAGAAATTGAGCCCAGTTTGCCCAGGATGTATGTGTGGGTCCTTGATCTCTTCTCTTTCATTCTGGGAGTCCGTCGGGCAGAAGTGCACAAAGAGGTCCTCAACGTTGAACGTCGTTTTTTGAAAAGGAATCATCAGGCTAAGATTCAATGGACTTTAACTTCCTgcaaaaagacgaaaaaaaggtcAAAAACCGCAACCCGTGTTGTTAGAAAGAAAACCCATGTTCATGAAGAGAATATCACTGATGGAGAATGA
- the klf11a gene encoding Krueppel-like factor 11a → MLNFASDSGRPSLVDICEVMMERNRHDSEKSCSSTLEYNDLEAAEALVCMSSWVQRTHKPRPLTPTSDSCDSLPLQPELNESPKDLVSLSSLCMTPPHSPSFAETSGTAVLSTSVACSGLKPHPRLCSTMTNRAACHINLHPSTTVLLGPAPPTEQPSLRRATSVIRHTADRSVDHNIPSPPTGQEKPCSSEISLQHTEPIANLTAELQSCSSPCDTAETERTSPSPHSTGIAIPASHSAIPQSPISSPPVLCQVFPVNGQTGIISAFVQTPVQMQASGSKPILPHSQPLLVGSPVAQGTVMFVVPQSQVSQSSTCQQSIVTLGNTKLLPLAPAPVYVPSGQSSGVTQSDFSRRRNYVCNFQGCKKTYFKSSHLKAHLRTHTGEKPFSCHWEGCDKKFARSDELSRHRRTHTGEKKFACPVCERRFMRSDHLTKHARRHMTTKRSTAWPNDVRDVNKMATSQATSSMPLSVLLPSSN, encoded by the exons ATGCTGAATTTTGCTTCGGACTCCGGCCGG CCCAGCCTTGTGGACATCTGTGAGGTGATGATGGAGAGAAACAGGCATGACAGTGAGAagtcctgctcctccactctggaATACAATGACCTGGAGGCTGCAGAGGCTTTGGTTTGCATGAGCTCCTGGGTCCAGAGGACGCATAAGCCTCGCCCACTGACACCCACCTCAGACTCTTGCGATTCTCTCCCTTTGCAGCCTGAACTCAACGAGTCGCCTAAAGACCTTGTCTCCCTCTCGTCACTG TGCATGACCCCTCCCCACAGCCCAAGCTTTGCAGAAACTTCAGGTACAGCGGTTCTCAGTACCTCAGTGGCCTGCTCAGGTCTCAAACCACATCCCAGACTATGCTCAACCATGACCAACAGGGCTGCATGTCACATCAACTTGCATCCCAGCACCACAGTTCTTCTCGGCCCAGCTCCACCAACAGAACAACCCTCACTTCGCAGAGCCACCAGCGTTATACGGCACACCGCTGACAGATCAGTGGACCACAACATTCCATCTCCACCCACAGGGCAGGAGAAGCCATGTTCCTCAGAAATCTCTTTACAGCACACAGAACCAATTGCCAACCTCACAGCAGAACTGCAAAGCTGCAGTAGCCCATGTGACACTGCAGAAACAGAGAGAACTTCCCCTTCTCCTCACTCCACAGGCATTGCTATTCCAGCATCACATTCTGCCATTCCTCAGTCGCCCATATCCAGCCCGCCGGTGCTCTGTCAGGTGTTTCCGGTTAACGGGCAGACTGGAATCATCTCCGCATTTGTTCAGACTCCAGTTCAAATGCAGGCCTCGGGGTCGAAGCCCATTCTCCCACATTCTCAACCTCTTCTGGTGGGCTCACCTGTGGCTCAGGGCACTGTGATGTTTGTCGTCCCGCAGTCTCAGGTTTCCCAATCCTCCACCTGCCAACAGAGCATTGTTACACTTGGGAACACGAAGCTCCTGCCCTTGGCACCTGCTCCAGTCTACGTGCCCTCAGGTCAGAGCAGCGGAGTGACACAGTCGGACTTCTCGCGCAGGCGGAACTACGTCTGCAACTTCCAAGGATGCAAGAAGACTTACTTCAAAAGTTCCCATTTGAAGGCTCATTTGAGAACCCATACAG GTGAGAAGCCTTTCAGTTGCCATTGGGAAGGGTGCGACAAAAAGTTTGCCCGTTCAGATGAACTGTCCAGGCACCGTCGGACACACACTGGCGAAAAGAAGTTTGCCTGTCCTGTCTGTGAGCGTCGGTTCATGCGAAGCGACCACTTGACCAAGCATGCAAGACGTCACATGACAACCAAGAGGTCCACAGCGTGGCCGAACGATGTTCGCGACGTGAACAAAATGGCCACTTCCCAAGCAACATCTTCCATGCCCCTTAGTGTGCTTCTTCCTTCCTCAAACTAG